One window of Bactrocera tryoni isolate S06 chromosome 2, CSIRO_BtryS06_freeze2, whole genome shotgun sequence genomic DNA carries:
- the LOC120769802 gene encoding vitelline membrane protein Vm26Aa-like → MKSFVCIALFAAIFSVALAGTAVSGVQEAEAEQGVQGAYELSRFRKSAYGGGAAASIPAPPCPKNYLFSCQPNLAPVACAAPAAPSYGSAGAYSAPIPTYVAPIPSGYAGVGYNPQFYQY, encoded by the coding sequence ATGAAATCCTTCGTTTGCATTGCTCTCTTCGCCGCCATCTTCAGCGTTGCCTTGGCTGGTACAGCCGTATCCGGTGTTCAGGAGGCAGAAGCCGAACAAGGTGTACAAGGTGCCTACGAATTGAGCCGTTTCCGTAAGTCGGCTTATGGTGGTGGCGCCGCCGCTAGCATTCCAGCACCTCCTTGCCCAAAGAACTACCTCTTCAGCTGTCAACCTAACTTGGCGCCAGTCGCTTGTGCCGCTCCAGCTGCTCCATCATACGGCTCAGCCGGTGCTTACTCAGCGCCCATCCCAACTTATGTGGCTCCTATTCCCTCTGGCTATGCTGGTGTGGGCTACAACCCACAATTCTATCAATATTGA